GTATCAAAATAACTCAGAGAGAATACTTCCAACGGAACACTAAATCATTTAGAAATATCTGACAACCCTTGACCCCGCCCCTAAATTTGTTCTCCAAACCTCATCTTGAAAGGTTTTCACACTTGAAGGATAATGTTTCTCAGTTTCCTTACCCTTATATATTACATTGCGTCTGTTACCTCATCTTTGATTACATTGTGTCTGTTACTTCATCTTTGATTACACTGCACCTGTTACCTTATCTTTGATTACATTGCGTCTGTTACCTTATCTTTGATTACATTGTgtctgttactttattttttattacattacacCTGTTACCTTATCTTTGATTACATTGCGCCTGTTACCTCATCTTTGATTACATTGCGCCTGTTACCTCATCTTGATTACATTGTCTCTACCTCATCTTTGATTACATTGCGCCTGTTACCTCATCTTTGATTACATTGTCTCTTACCTCATCTTTGATTACATTGCGCCTGTTACCTCATCTTTGATTACATTGTGCACGTTACCCAATCTTTGTAGTGAAAATGTCACCACTAAGGAAATCAGATGTTAAGTCCCAGATTTTCTCACCTCAGACAAGGATATAGGGGCTTTAATGTTTCCTTCactttttccaaataaacagcCACTTTGCTGTGTCCTCAAAAGGAATAGGATTTCACGATTTCATAGGaccaaacaatgtaaaaaaagagCCACTGGGTTTTAACTCACACTCTTACCTGGACACATCCTTACCACAGATTCTCGATGATTCGATGCAAACGCCTCTGAATTTTCGGGAGACCTACCTTGGACAAGTCAGCACATCTACTCCCACATAAGGCCTCATTTTCATTAcgattctctttctcttctttaaacataattcatttttcgcgatattttcttctttctgtgttatttgctctcttcttcctccctttattcttttcattgcctttatttctcactctctttctctacaACTCTGCATTTTGCTTCTTATGATTCTCAGTGCCATATTTGCCAGAGGTTTTGGGTGGCGTTCGATAcacacttttttggataaaaTGCCgtcatgttatttttatatatcagataTTTAGATACGACAATATACAACGAACCTAAGACAGAATACCAAAGCGATTCTTGATTGATGTGCAAGAGCTCTCAGCTTGATTCCTGAGTAATCAGTTATGCTCTGAAACTCCTTTGTGCATTTGTAAGAGGGGCTCTGAGTCTTCTCTGCATATGGTGTAtgtgtggaaaaattatattaaagaccTTAATTTCCAAAAGCCAATACCACTGTCACATAGCACCCAAGGGAACGGACTCAACCAACTATATTGTTTACATGAAATCGTCCTTTTTATAAACACAGGAAAACCTTATCCAAGGACCTTAAAATGAATAGAATTTACACTAAGGTAATTTTGAATTCTGAACAGATCTTCGTACAATAAGTACTGactactatttattttttctcaaaataaagtttataaaataaatcaaaataccaAAATGAAAGAACCGTTGACAAAATCAATTTAAATCGAAAGCTTTTTAGCTATTCCTGACAAACTACAATACTTCAGagaaatttttaacttttaagacATAATTGGCGTCTCTTCAACataagtaaaattacaataatcaaaaCCGAAAAAATAGGCCTAATCATCTCGCGATTATCAAAATTCCTCATGAATGAATTtacagtatttaggccaaaggccaagcgctgggacctatgaagtcattcagggctggaacggaaattgacagtagaatggactgaatggtgtaacaggaagaaaacctcgcagatgcacatGAATGAAGTGTttgagagggcggaaagtaagatggaagaaagaatacgaacggaggtacagtaaaagggaataaaagggttgcagctaagccgaagggatgctgcaaaagaaccttaagtaatgcctacaatgcactgcaggggtgcactgacggcatctACTACTCCTGCTGGGAGTCAGAATTCCTAATGTTGCATTAACTTGCATTGCTGACAACTATCTTCATTTTGAAAGATACAGTGCAACGAACGCATTAcctagagaatatatatatatatatatatatatatatatatatatatatatatatatatatatatatatatatatatatatatatatatatatatactgtatatatatatatattttttacaaacaataacaaattGATTTTAAAACCCAACTACTGCTCTTGGGACTGTAAGATCTCGAAGTCAATGATATATTGACACCATAGCCGCTTGCCAGAGAGTCCGAAGATTTCATTATCGTGTCCTGGTAAGCCACCGGTAAGAAAATTAGGTGATAAAAACCTCTGGACTCGCTAGCCTGTATCTACTGTAGGTCCAGATCCTTCCCAATCTCTGATCAGCTCCTCcttgcaccatatatatatatatatatatatatatactatatatatatatatatatatatatatatatatatatatatatatatagatatatatatatatattatatatcaatagaatattttgaaaaaggatatatataatgatatagaaTATTTGAAAGGATAATAcaatgatatacattatatatatatatatatatatatatatatatatatatatatatatatatatatatatatatatatatatatatatatatatacatatacaccattctattttttactttgtttgtaaCACGTTAAAACAACCCATTCTACTCTTAAAACAAAAGTTAAGGAAGAATTAACCACCTGAACGGCGTAGGCGTGGTAGACAGCGCCTTACCTAAAAGTCGCGTTAATTAactcaagataaaataaaaagaagtggaaaaaaagagaCTCAAGTTTTCCCCTCTGGGTTTGTTGTAGGGAAAAAGTTACTCAGTACTGGTAACCTCGGCGGCCATTTTACCCCCTGGGGTCTTGACAAGAAAAAGTTCCGGACATCCTCTAAGTAATTCactaacgcctctctctctctcttttctttctttttcttcttcgtcttcttcttttccattttcttcttcctctcctcctcttctttcgtcttcttttccattttcttcttccttctctcctcctcctacttcttcctttccctcttcttcttttccatttttttcttcttcttcctctcctcctcctccttcttccttttcctcttcttcttttccattttcttcttcttctcctcctcctcctcctcctcttctttttctcgcAAAGGACGGcaagatattttaatttgaaagtcTTACTTTTGCATGGGCTAGGTGGATTAACATCGGGTCCTAATTTCGCTACATaagtttcctcctcctccgcagAGAAATGAAGTTTTTCCCTTCGTAAATTCATTAGTCTGTCGGAAAACTTCAGAGACGGAAAATTGCCCTCATTACTCGTTGTAAAAGATGCTCCTTCACCAACGCATTTGGAGAGAGGTGGTTTACAAGCCTTGTGAAAATTGCTTTCACGTAATCCCTTGTCAACTGATATTTTGGGAGCGTCGAAGGAGCCTTTTAGGAAACTGCAGTGTTTTTGCGTGAAATGATTCATTGCAACAACCTACTTATCGTTTTTAAAACTCAGTAGCCAACAAATGGTTAACACCTTAAGGCTAAAAGATTTTAGAGGCTTTTAGAGcactttcaaaagaaattttataaccTAAACCACTTCAGAATTTTAGAGAACGCTTTCAAGAAACACCTTATAAGCTAAACCACTTCAGAATCTACAAGAACACTTTCACaaggaaattttataatttcCGTCAACCTTTCCTCCAAAGTAAGCCCAGACGTTTTCCAGGAGATGGTCTGACTTTGCCCTTCCAGTATTACTATCAAAACAAGGACTGCGAAAACGGAAACTTTCACTTGAGAATatcgagtaaaataaaaattttcctctttccaCAGGAGTCAAATGAACTAAAGCTTTGACAGATACATAGGAGTGCCTTTGACGCAATGCAATCTTGATGCAGTTGAATACTGTCTCAGTGCATACGTGGGGGTCCACTTGCAAATGTTGGATCAAAAATTCTCTTTGCCATTGCGGGAGTGCATCGTCATTCGCGGAGGTTAGAAAGGAAGTGTAGATTAAGTCATGgcgtggagatatatatatatatatatatatatatatatatatatatatatatatatatatatatatatatatatatatatacgtacattatatgtatagtatacatgATTATTCCATACCCCCAATTAAGGTATACTCCAGGGAAAAACAACACAATGGTCACACCTTatttgctgaatcgtggatgaatccccTATTCTCTAAAACTTCCCATTCAACACaaccatttcaaaagaaattttataatctAAACCACTTCAGAATTTTAGAGAACGCTTTCAAGAAATACTTTATAAGCTAAACCACTTCAGAATATACAAGAACACTTTCACGTACCTATTAAAGTAATCTAACGTCATAACCAccttgaaaaaaatccttaattcaGCTTTTGTTTCAGTCAGTTGTAAAGGCATTACTATATGAACAGTCGACTGAATCATACTCTCATAATTATGactttcattcaagttttttttattaagttcgaTGTTTCGGTTGAacattatgtattatgtaataaAAGTCTACATGAATGATCCTCCAGAAAGGAaaataggtaaatgaataaaataaataaataaaaatatagacagtTACAGTAGACAAAATTCTAATACTTGGCTCGTGAGACTGCGAGTTCTTGAAAAAATCATTCTTACATAtctcaaaatgaaatataaatatgcagattTGGAATAAGTAGACTTAAAAATTCATATCACTATGACAAGCAGCGTTAAGAATTTACCGAAAATGTGtctgttttcataaatataaccaGTTACTCTACACCAACAGCTGTAGTTACAATAAAAGTGATAAGTAAAGTGTTTAGACTACAATATTACttccttaattttaattttagtgatCTTTGTGTGATAGTTAACAACTCTAGAGGAATCttgctttataaatataaaaggaacaTTTTAGAAATTCAAACCACTGAGTAAAAACCACTCGTAGACAAACAAAGGAACTTGGACATTTGCAGAGCATCGTGTATTTCACAAGCCAATATGCCTAAAATTTATACAAAGTCAAGAATGCATACATTTACTAATTATCGCTTCCTTTATTCCCTCTGATTCGGGAATATGCTGAAAAcgccaaaagaaaaacaatcaaatgaTCTTCCTTATTCCCAGCGGCGTCTGAGCTATGCTCATCCAAAAAGGCAGGGAGGTCTGCCCCACCCCCTCTTACTTCCTTCTCCCCATCTCCATCATGGTCATGAGCGTGTTGATAGTGCTGTCGAGGTTGGCTCTGCAGTGCAGCGCTCGGCAGGGCTTCATCTTCCGAGCCAGTTGGCCGTACATGACCGTGCCATCTGGGAGGATTAGAAGAATATAGGGAAAGAAAGTTAGGTTATGCTCTTGCTGTAATACTTTGctgttttttatgctgtttttgtAGGTGTTGTATTGAAACAAAGAggtattgtacatacatacatatatatatgtatataatatatatatatgcataaatatatgtatacctatattacctatattatatacagtatatatatatatatatatatatatatatatatatatatatatatatatatatatatatatataacccaactGACTATAAACACTACATAGACCACAAATTACCTTCCTGGGTACTGCGCGTGGTAATAGTTCTCTGGCTATGGGCATCGGGCACCTGCTGCAAGTGCAGCTGCTGACTAGGGTCTGAAAGCTGACTTTCAGAAGAAGCAGGTAGCGGGTAGGACAATGGGGACATTTCTCTCCTCCTCAAGTAGGAAGTGAGGGCCTCCGGCCTCGAGGGCATTCTCAGGTCGTCCTTGCTGTAGGGCATCGCTGGAAGGCGAATTTTGTTTAAATGAGActtcatcttttttgtttttacttaaatggaacatgtcactttttttttatttaatgagacatttcaactttttttttcttttacttaaatgagacatgtcactttttttttttacttaatgagacatttcaacttttttttcttttacttaaatgaaacatgtcattttttttacttaaatgaaacatatcattatttttttacttaaatgagacatttaactgttttttttacttaaatcatttaactttttttcccttaaaggagacatttaacttttattttacttaaatgagACATGCtactttttttacttaaatgagatatttcactttttttacttaaatgagCCTTAATTGAGacatttcatcttttctttacttaaatgagatatttcacatttttattttttaattaaaagagacatttcaccttttttttttacttaaatgagaCATTTCACTTTTCTTGCTAAAATGAGACTTTcaccttttgtttttacttaaatgagacatatcacctgtttttttttactttattgagacatttcatcatttttgttacttaaatgagacatttcactttttatttttcttaaaagagacatttcactcttttttttcacttcaatgagacatttcacctttttttctcCTTAAATGAGACATTTCACTTTTTTCTACTTAAATGAGACATTTCACTTTTTTCTACTTAAATGAGACATTTCACCTTTTGTTTTATCTGTATGTGTCAATAATAAGTGAAATAAGTTTACCAAATTTTCATTCcacttattattataaagataatgagtAAATGGATATAAAATTCTGAACTGTAATTAAAC
The nucleotide sequence above comes from Macrobrachium rosenbergii isolate ZJJX-2024 chromosome 1, ASM4041242v1, whole genome shotgun sequence. Encoded proteins:
- the LOC136841621 gene encoding uncharacterized protein, coding for MMKSSSVSRFLLLLWLVFEVSAAQSFSAVPPFILRRYSAMPYSKDDLRMPSRPEALTSYLRRREMSPLSYPLPASSESQLSDPSQQLHLQQVPDAHSQRTITTRSTQEDGTVMYGQLARKMKPCRALHCRANLDSTINTLMTMMEMGRRK